In a genomic window of Aeromonas veronii:
- a CDS encoding acyl-CoA thioesterase yields MLEMQIQPRFQETDALGHINNTVPAVWFESARDPLFRIFSPELDVHNWHLIIAGYTVQFKRELFYGQQVLIKTGVRRIGSSSFTLWQEAWQGDELAVTTETTLIHFDYQSRQSIPLSDRHREGLRAWLTES; encoded by the coding sequence ATGCTGGAAATGCAGATCCAACCCCGTTTTCAAGAGACTGATGCCCTTGGCCACATCAACAACACGGTGCCGGCGGTCTGGTTTGAATCGGCCCGCGACCCGCTGTTCCGCATCTTCTCCCCCGAGCTGGATGTGCACAACTGGCATCTGATCATCGCGGGCTACACGGTGCAGTTCAAGCGGGAGCTGTTCTACGGCCAGCAGGTATTGATCAAAACCGGGGTCCGCCGCATCGGCTCCAGCTCCTTCACGCTCTGGCAGGAAGCCTGGCAGGGGGACGAGCTGGCAGTGACCACCGAAACGACCTTGATCCATTTTGACTACCAGTCCCGCCAGTCCATCCCCCTGAGCGATCGCCACCGGGAGGGGCTGCGGGCCTGGCTGACAGAGAGTTAA
- the sgrR gene encoding HTH-type transcriptional regulator SgrR has translation MPTGRLYQQFQRLAQLLGSEDQEISLAEVADLLCCTPRNARLLLRRMQDQGWLSWSAEAGRGRRSRLTLLDSQESLTRRRLRDLLSQGQLAQAVRLAEERLDLLTPLLIEQLGQATREGRQILRVPYYRPLPQLLPTGPMRRSEIHLSRQIFNGLTRRNEENGEIEGDLAHHWECLGPCHWRFYLRPAVRFHHGRELVVEDVMESLLALRDRPLFAHLARLESPWPRTLDLYLDSPDPWLPHLLAEPVATILPRELKGAAGFALQPVGTGPYRVAANDPLHLCLTAFDDYFGLRALLDEIDIWMLPELAERLETHLQLGRDSPELGTMRGESELESGCYFLLQDDRSGSLQDPALRQWLGQLLNPVALMGRVAPELQRGWTSALGLLPHWREALPAPLPTPAQLPGRLVLACFNQHLEFNECANAMSSLLAEQGIRLEVRTLDYGRWVSGEDEDVDLWLGTLNLEHAGPFASYAWLQGTPLLRKVWGSQRTLWQGLTQWRASGEEPGPRALLATVQQQSRFVPLFHHWLALESRVGVHGVRMTALGWFDFRSAWLRPELAVGAGDTTGELESKGGPR, from the coding sequence ATGCCGACCGGTCGCCTCTACCAGCAATTTCAACGACTCGCCCAGCTGCTTGGCAGCGAGGATCAGGAGATCAGCCTCGCCGAGGTGGCGGATCTGCTCTGCTGCACCCCACGCAACGCCCGCCTGCTGCTGCGGCGGATGCAGGATCAGGGCTGGCTCAGCTGGTCGGCGGAGGCGGGGCGGGGGCGACGCTCCCGGCTAACCCTGCTCGACAGTCAGGAGAGCCTGACCCGGCGCCGCTTGCGGGATCTGCTCAGTCAGGGCCAGTTGGCGCAGGCGGTGCGGCTGGCCGAAGAGCGCCTCGATCTGCTCACCCCGCTGCTGATCGAACAGCTCGGTCAGGCCACCCGCGAGGGGCGCCAGATCCTGCGGGTGCCCTACTACCGGCCGCTGCCGCAGTTGCTGCCCACCGGCCCGATGCGCCGCTCCGAAATTCACCTGAGCCGCCAGATCTTCAACGGCCTCACCCGGCGAAATGAGGAAAATGGGGAAATCGAAGGGGATCTCGCCCACCACTGGGAGTGTCTGGGCCCCTGTCACTGGCGCTTCTATCTGCGCCCGGCGGTGCGCTTTCACCACGGCCGCGAGCTGGTGGTGGAAGATGTGATGGAGAGTCTGCTGGCCCTGCGGGATCGCCCGCTGTTCGCCCACCTGGCTCGGCTGGAGAGCCCCTGGCCGCGCACTCTGGATCTCTATCTGGACAGCCCGGATCCCTGGCTGCCCCACCTGCTGGCAGAGCCGGTGGCCACTATCTTGCCGCGGGAGCTCAAGGGGGCGGCGGGCTTTGCCCTGCAACCGGTCGGCACCGGCCCCTACCGGGTGGCCGCCAACGATCCGCTGCATCTTTGCCTTACTGCATTCGACGACTACTTCGGCCTGCGCGCCCTGCTCGACGAGATCGACATCTGGATGCTGCCGGAGCTGGCGGAGCGACTGGAGACCCACCTGCAGCTGGGGCGCGACAGCCCTGAGCTTGGCACTATGCGCGGCGAGTCGGAGCTGGAGTCGGGCTGCTATTTCCTGCTGCAGGACGATCGTTCCGGATCCTTGCAGGATCCCGCTCTGCGCCAGTGGCTCGGCCAGCTGCTCAATCCGGTGGCCCTGATGGGGCGGGTCGCCCCCGAGTTGCAACGGGGCTGGACCAGCGCCCTCGGTCTGCTGCCCCACTGGCGCGAAGCGCTGCCCGCACCCTTGCCCACTCCGGCGCAGTTGCCGGGAAGACTGGTGCTCGCCTGCTTCAACCAGCATCTGGAGTTCAATGAGTGCGCCAACGCCATGAGCAGCCTGCTGGCCGAACAGGGGATCCGGCTTGAGGTGCGCACCCTGGATTACGGTCGCTGGGTGAGTGGCGAGGATGAGGATGTAGATCTCTGGCTCGGCACCCTCAACCTCGAACATGCCGGCCCCTTTGCCTCCTACGCCTGGTTGCAGGGCACCCCGCTGCTGCGCAAGGTATGGGGCAGCCAGCGCACCCTGTGGCAGGGATTGACGCAGTGGCGTGCCAGCGGCGAGGAGCCGGGGCCGCGTGCGCTGCTGGCAACTGTGCAGCAGCAGAGCCGATTCGTGCCGCTGTTTCACCACTGGCTGGCGCTGGAGAGCCGGGTCGGCGTGCACGGGGTGCGGATGACGGCACTCGGTTGGTTCGATTTTCGCAGCGCCTGGCTGCGCCCGGAGCTGGCCGTTGGCGCCGGCGATACAACGGGGGAGCTTGAGTCCAAAGGCGGGCCGCGTTAG